In the genome of Paenibacillus pabuli, one region contains:
- a CDS encoding glycoside hydrolase family 78 protein: MELKDFRIEYMLNPIGLDTVNPRFSWKLGSTEQNVMQSAYRISVTQDLQKIWDSGKRDEDVSVLVEYAGPRLQASTLYQVQVEVWDNQGNHAVMEGHFETGLLNGSNFQAEWITHPFPSEESAPPVFYKEFSVEKEIQQARIYTTSLGVYEIAINGTRVGEDYFAPGWTNYNERLQYQTYRLDGMLESQNKIEITVGNGWYKGIFGFTCTPNHYGDRVAALAEIHIVYTDGTKEIIATDKTWQVTTGPIRSSEIYMGETYDSCFHESQSFHVETASFDKNRLVAQESESVKITKRLSALQLITTPKGECVIDFGQILTGFVELRTKGRKGQTITIRHAEVLDKEGNFYPDTLRQAVSIDRLICNGKDQIFRPHFTFHGFRYIAIEGVDEIQLDQFTACVLHSSLEETGRFETSNAMVNQLQSNIQWSQRGNFLDIPTDCPQRDERLGWTGDAQVFAGTAAFNMNVASFFKKWLRDLASEQTEEYGVPHVVPNILGNQEGAAAWSDAAVIVPWVMYQTYGDLRLLREQYDSMKGWIDYITARCGANGLWQTGYQYGDWLGLDKEEISNERTGATDVYLVANAYYAYSTELVAKTAKLLDKTEDAVRYEELHSQIKQAFNAEYISSSGRLVSETQTACVLALHFNLAEEKYKDRIRKTLESNIAKHKNHLTTGFVGTPYLCHALSDNDLHDLAGTLFLKEDFPSWLYAVKKGATTIWERWNSILPNGDFDTSGMNSLNHYAYGSIGEWMYRKLAGINSLEAGYKKILIKPQFIRGISSVDAAFDSVYGEIKSSWSCRAGNIIVNVTIPANTTAIIVLPEKPVPVEVGSGSYSFEYATQISLERERFTMDSTLKEIVEEPTAVRMLNEHAPGMLDHPMIQYAYDLSVSEMLVNTPEETEQLFRRVIQMLNAS, from the coding sequence ATGGAATTAAAAGATTTCCGGATTGAATACATGCTTAATCCGATTGGACTGGACACAGTAAACCCAAGATTCTCATGGAAATTAGGTTCTACTGAACAGAACGTAATGCAATCTGCTTACCGAATAAGTGTCACACAAGATTTGCAGAAAATCTGGGATTCTGGAAAGAGGGATGAAGACGTCTCCGTTTTAGTGGAATATGCTGGTCCTCGTTTACAGGCCTCGACTTTGTATCAGGTTCAAGTCGAAGTTTGGGATAACCAAGGTAATCACGCAGTCATGGAAGGACATTTTGAGACCGGGTTGCTGAACGGCAGCAACTTTCAGGCAGAGTGGATTACACATCCATTCCCGAGCGAAGAAAGTGCTCCACCCGTTTTCTACAAAGAATTCTCTGTCGAAAAGGAAATTCAGCAAGCCCGAATCTATACCACTTCCCTCGGTGTTTATGAAATTGCGATCAATGGGACAAGAGTAGGAGAAGACTACTTTGCACCTGGATGGACGAATTACAACGAGCGATTGCAGTATCAGACTTACCGTTTGGACGGGATGCTGGAGAGCCAGAATAAAATAGAGATTACAGTGGGGAATGGCTGGTATAAAGGCATATTTGGTTTTACTTGTACTCCCAACCATTACGGAGATAGAGTTGCTGCACTCGCGGAAATCCACATTGTCTATACGGATGGAACAAAAGAGATCATTGCAACCGACAAAACCTGGCAGGTGACTACCGGACCCATCCGTTCAAGTGAAATTTACATGGGTGAGACTTATGATTCTTGTTTTCATGAAAGTCAGTCCTTCCATGTGGAAACCGCCTCTTTCGATAAAAATCGCCTTGTTGCTCAGGAAAGTGAATCTGTCAAAATCACAAAAAGGCTCTCTGCCCTTCAGTTGATTACAACCCCAAAAGGAGAATGTGTCATTGATTTCGGGCAAATCCTTACTGGGTTTGTAGAGCTTCGAACCAAAGGGCGGAAAGGGCAAACGATAACCATACGGCATGCTGAGGTTCTTGATAAGGAGGGAAATTTCTATCCGGATACGTTAAGGCAGGCAGTATCGATTGATCGATTAATCTGTAACGGTAAAGATCAAATTTTCCGCCCTCATTTCACTTTCCATGGATTTCGGTATATCGCCATTGAAGGGGTAGATGAGATCCAGCTCGATCAATTCACAGCTTGCGTGCTGCATTCAAGTCTGGAGGAAACAGGCCGTTTCGAGACCTCCAATGCCATGGTGAACCAGCTGCAAAGCAACATTCAGTGGAGCCAAAGAGGTAACTTTCTGGATATACCGACGGACTGCCCTCAAAGAGACGAGCGTCTAGGGTGGACAGGAGATGCACAAGTATTTGCCGGGACCGCTGCGTTCAATATGAATGTTGCTTCCTTCTTCAAGAAATGGCTGCGCGATCTTGCCTCTGAACAGACGGAGGAATATGGGGTTCCCCATGTCGTTCCTAACATTCTTGGGAATCAGGAAGGTGCCGCTGCCTGGAGCGATGCCGCTGTTATTGTCCCTTGGGTCATGTACCAAACCTATGGAGACCTTCGATTGCTGCGAGAACAATACGACAGCATGAAGGGGTGGATTGATTATATTACTGCACGTTGTGGAGCCAATGGATTATGGCAGACTGGTTATCAATATGGGGACTGGTTAGGGTTGGACAAAGAGGAGATTAGTAACGAAAGAACAGGGGCTACAGATGTTTATCTGGTAGCAAACGCTTATTATGCGTATTCGACCGAACTCGTTGCAAAGACAGCCAAGCTTCTGGATAAAACCGAAGATGCCGTCCGTTACGAAGAATTGCATAGCCAGATCAAACAGGCTTTCAATGCAGAATATATATCTTCATCTGGCAGACTGGTCAGCGAAACTCAAACGGCCTGCGTGTTAGCTCTACACTTCAACCTTGCTGAGGAAAAATACAAGGATCGAATCCGGAAGACGCTTGAGAGCAATATAGCGAAACATAAAAACCATCTCACGACAGGATTTGTTGGTACTCCATATCTGTGTCATGCCTTATCAGACAATGACCTGCATGACCTTGCTGGTACCTTGTTTCTGAAAGAGGATTTCCCATCTTGGTTGTACGCCGTAAAAAAAGGGGCTACCACGATATGGGAACGGTGGAATTCCATTCTGCCTAATGGTGATTTCGATACATCAGGTATGAATTCCTTGAATCATTACGCCTATGGATCCATTGGTGAATGGATGTACAGAAAACTCGCGGGAATTAATTCACTTGAAGCAGGTTATAAGAAGATTCTAATAAAACCTCAATTCATCCGAGGAATCAGTTCGGTAGATGCTGCTTTTGATTCGGTCTACGGAGAGATAAAAAGCTCTTGGTCATGCAGGGCGGGTAACATTATTGTAAATGTAACGATACCAGCAAATACAACCGCAATTATTGTACTGCCTGAGAAACCTGTGCCTGTGGAGGTTGGTTCCGGATCTTACAGCTTCGAATATGCGACGCAAATCAGTCTCGAAAGAGAACGGTTTACGATGGATTCCACACTCAAAGAGATTGTGGAAGAACCCACAGCAGTTCGAATGTTAAACGAGCACGCTCCCGGTATGCTGGATCACCCTATGATCCAATATGCTTATGATTTATCTGTAAGCGAAATGCTGGTCAATACGCCTGAGGAGACCGAACAGTTATTTAGAAGAGTCATTCAAATGCTCAATGCCTCCTAG
- a CDS encoding helix-turn-helix domain-containing protein — protein MDLKRQCKLIAELFDMSIFFVSSTGEVQFELMGNRILNPLYKNDKQFFFSVLGFDPSVCKEDPSIVRTMFFENYILIRIGNDLNDEGTIILGPSLPFSLSEHKINGLINDTHLFANREQVFHYYQSVPVIPHERLINITILVNQMFNHELIEAEDVVQDYLRGIHIKEKEIQGSINSSKGYDETLHHNPLNEKKLLTIVKEGKLDMLKHFTQLGHENTGVLSKSSHIRSKKNLGIIGIALAARAAIDGGLYSEIAFSVSDIYIQRLEDLRTDKEIDQCCLEAFFSLTEKVSQVKESQHSKIVTLCKNYIYNHRYSKITHEEIAEHAGISPNYLSVLFKKEVGIPVNEYIQQIKIEEAKHMIQFTSTPLSEIGSLLGFTDQSYFTKIFKKHTGRTPKQYQQTHHMIQE, from the coding sequence ATGGATCTAAAACGTCAATGTAAACTCATTGCAGAACTTTTTGATATGTCCATCTTCTTTGTAAGCTCCACCGGAGAGGTTCAATTCGAACTGATGGGTAATCGAATACTTAATCCGCTGTATAAAAATGATAAACAATTCTTTTTTTCAGTGTTGGGGTTTGATCCATCCGTGTGTAAAGAAGATCCTTCAATTGTAAGAACGATGTTTTTTGAGAACTACATTTTAATTCGTATTGGTAACGATCTGAACGATGAAGGAACCATCATTTTAGGACCTTCCCTTCCATTTAGCTTGAGTGAACATAAAATAAATGGGCTCATTAATGACACACATCTCTTTGCCAACCGGGAACAAGTATTTCATTATTATCAATCTGTTCCTGTGATACCTCATGAGAGGCTAATCAACATCACGATCTTGGTTAATCAAATGTTTAATCACGAATTGATCGAAGCTGAGGATGTAGTACAGGACTATTTGCGCGGTATTCATATCAAGGAAAAAGAAATACAAGGTTCCATAAATTCTTCAAAAGGCTATGATGAGACGCTCCATCACAACCCGCTAAATGAAAAGAAATTGTTAACGATCGTTAAGGAAGGTAAATTGGATATGCTCAAACACTTTACACAACTTGGTCATGAAAATACAGGGGTCCTGTCCAAATCAAGTCATATCCGTTCTAAAAAGAATCTTGGCATCATCGGTATAGCACTTGCAGCCAGAGCAGCCATTGACGGGGGGCTTTATTCGGAGATTGCTTTTTCGGTAAGTGATATTTACATACAGCGCCTCGAGGATCTACGAACCGATAAAGAAATCGATCAATGTTGCTTGGAAGCATTTTTTTCGTTAACCGAGAAAGTCTCTCAGGTTAAAGAATCACAGCATTCTAAAATCGTAACACTTTGCAAAAATTATATATATAACCACCGTTATTCCAAGATTACACACGAAGAAATTGCTGAACATGCTGGTATTAGCCCAAACTATCTGTCTGTGCTATTTAAAAAAGAAGTTGGGATTCCCGTGAATGAATATATTCAACAGATCAAAATTGAGGAAGCTAAACATATGATTCAATTTACGAGCACGCCACTTTCTGAGATCGGGTCTCTTTTGGGTTTTACGGATCAGAGTTATTTCACCAAAATCTTCAAAAAACACACAGGTAGAACCCCGAAGCAGTATCAACAAACGCATCATATGATACAGGAATAA
- a CDS encoding glycoside hydrolase family 3 C-terminal domain-containing protein has protein sequence MNPNLKEMISQMTLEEKAELCSGKDFWNTLSIDRLGIPSIMMTDGPHGIRKQEGSADHLGLNKSIPATCFPSGSGVASSWNRELAHTMGKAIGQEAAAADISIVLGPGVNIKRSPLCGRNFEYYSEDPYLSGTLAASYIHGVQSQGVGTSIKHFAVNNQEYKRMSVNAVVDERTLREIYLASFEYAVKGGEPWTVMAAYNKVNGDFCSENSRLLTEILREEWGFAGVVVSDWGAVNERDQGLAAGLDLEMPSSNGIGCKKMIEAVQSGKLSEEVLDQSVDRLLSLVFKTVDSQQKSVSVDVEAQHQLARKIASECMVLLKNEENILPLKTEDSIAVIGAFAQQPRYQGGGSSHIMPTKLDNIYEEILKTATDSASISYAAGYRLDEDVVNEELIQEAVAAAKNARVAVIFAGLPERYESEGFDRKHLQLPESHRTLIEAVAEVQENIVVVLSNGGPIEMPWLDKVKSVLEAYLGGQALGGAIVDILFGSVNPSGKLAETFPKKLIHNPSYLNFPGDGETAEYREGIFTGYRHYDTRDVEPLFPFGFGLSYTQFEYRDLQVSHKQIKDTSSVTVTAKVKNTGETAGKEAIQLYVRDVESTVPRPLQELKGYTKVSLQPGEETTVHFELDKRAFAYYDVKLKDWHVETGKFDIMVGKSSREIELVETIEVESSVIVTKPITRHSTFGELLQHPVGAEIMGAMGQYDGNEAGLGEGMQELVMGTTLHNAALMSGGQFTEETLQTILSAVNR, from the coding sequence ATGAATCCTAATTTGAAAGAAATGATCAGTCAAATGACATTGGAAGAAAAAGCAGAACTATGCTCAGGTAAAGATTTCTGGAACACCCTATCCATCGACCGCCTTGGGATTCCCTCTATTATGATGACAGATGGCCCTCACGGCATTAGAAAACAAGAGGGGAGTGCGGATCACTTAGGCTTAAACAAAAGTATACCAGCTACCTGCTTCCCATCCGGAAGTGGAGTTGCTTCATCGTGGAATCGTGAACTTGCCCATACGATGGGGAAAGCAATTGGACAAGAAGCAGCGGCAGCGGATATTTCCATTGTTTTGGGTCCTGGTGTGAATATCAAGCGTTCCCCGTTATGCGGCCGAAATTTTGAATATTATTCTGAAGATCCTTATTTATCGGGAACTTTGGCAGCTAGCTATATTCATGGCGTACAAAGCCAAGGCGTGGGTACGTCCATCAAACATTTTGCTGTAAACAACCAGGAGTATAAGCGAATGTCAGTTAATGCGGTGGTCGACGAACGGACTTTGCGGGAAATTTATCTGGCTAGCTTTGAATATGCAGTGAAAGGGGGAGAGCCATGGACTGTCATGGCCGCATACAACAAAGTTAATGGTGACTTTTGTTCCGAAAACAGCCGGTTACTGACTGAAATTCTCCGGGAAGAATGGGGATTTGCAGGCGTAGTGGTGTCGGATTGGGGGGCTGTCAATGAACGGGATCAGGGGCTAGCTGCCGGTCTGGACCTTGAGATGCCTTCCAGCAACGGAATAGGATGCAAGAAAATGATTGAGGCTGTTCAATCGGGAAAGCTGAGCGAAGAGGTGCTGGATCAGTCTGTTGACAGATTGTTGTCACTTGTATTCAAAACTGTAGATAGCCAGCAGAAGTCAGTATCGGTTGATGTAGAGGCACAGCACCAGTTGGCCAGAAAGATTGCAAGTGAATGTATGGTCCTGCTTAAGAATGAAGAGAACATTCTCCCTCTAAAAACTGAAGATTCCATCGCGGTTATCGGAGCATTTGCGCAACAACCACGCTACCAGGGCGGTGGTAGTTCACACATTATGCCGACGAAGCTGGATAACATCTATGAAGAAATCCTTAAAACAGCCACTGACAGTGCAAGCATCTCGTATGCCGCCGGTTATAGATTAGACGAAGATGTTGTAAACGAAGAACTCATTCAAGAAGCAGTAGCTGCCGCAAAGAATGCTCGGGTTGCAGTGATATTTGCCGGGCTGCCTGAACGTTATGAGTCTGAAGGTTTCGACCGGAAACACCTTCAATTGCCGGAAAGTCACAGAACTTTAATTGAAGCAGTCGCGGAGGTTCAAGAGAATATTGTTGTTGTATTAAGCAACGGAGGTCCCATTGAAATGCCTTGGCTTGATAAAGTTAAATCTGTATTGGAGGCATACCTTGGAGGACAGGCTTTGGGCGGTGCAATCGTTGATATTCTCTTTGGAAGCGTAAATCCAAGCGGAAAACTGGCTGAGACATTCCCTAAAAAACTGATTCACAATCCGTCGTACTTGAATTTCCCTGGAGACGGCGAGACTGCCGAATATCGAGAAGGTATTTTTACAGGTTACCGTCATTACGATACAAGAGATGTGGAACCTTTGTTTCCATTTGGCTTCGGTTTGAGTTATACCCAATTTGAATATCGTGATCTACAGGTTAGTCATAAACAGATCAAAGATACCAGCAGTGTAACGGTTACAGCAAAAGTAAAAAACACGGGTGAAACAGCGGGCAAAGAGGCTATTCAGCTATATGTACGTGATGTGGAATCAACGGTCCCACGTCCACTTCAGGAATTGAAAGGGTACACCAAAGTCTCACTTCAGCCTGGTGAAGAGACCACCGTACATTTTGAACTGGACAAAAGAGCTTTTGCTTACTACGATGTTAAGCTGAAAGACTGGCATGTGGAGACGGGTAAATTCGACATTATGGTCGGAAAATCTTCAAGAGAGATTGAACTTGTTGAGACGATAGAAGTAGAATCGAGCGTTATTGTTACCAAACCAATTACCAGGCATTCCACATTCGGTGAATTACTGCAGCATCCCGTTGGAGCTGAAATTATGGGTGCGATGGGGCAATATGACGGGAATGAAGCAGGACTGGGTGAGGGAATGCAGGAATTAGTTATGGGTACCACATTGCACAATGCAGCACTTATGAGTGGCGGTCAGTTCACAGAAGAAACACTACAGACTATCTTATCCGCTGTTAACCGTTGA
- a CDS encoding SMI1/KNR4 family protein, with product MKSKFYEFLTWAETNGWTISSKTDRDLNLDLDVRIRYNTIPDQYLELLRVVKQCISSSEQTWFLCEDEYNHSADTAFRWNEFELLCLEAAVGDDQWSSEIKTWWDHYLPIVISVHGGYSFYAIDLFNEIGSIVRGEEPEFEEVTKVADHIDDFLQRIMSNSIVLE from the coding sequence GTGAAAAGTAAATTCTATGAATTTCTGACCTGGGCTGAAACCAACGGTTGGACAATCAGCTCCAAAACAGATCGTGATTTAAATTTAGATCTGGATGTGAGGATCAGATACAACACCATTCCTGATCAATATTTAGAATTATTACGTGTTGTAAAACAATGTATTTCATCTAGTGAGCAGACATGGTTCCTGTGTGAAGATGAATATAATCATAGCGCAGATACGGCGTTTCGATGGAATGAATTTGAATTACTCTGCTTGGAAGCAGCAGTTGGAGATGATCAATGGTCATCAGAGATTAAGACATGGTGGGATCATTACCTGCCAATCGTCATCTCTGTTCATGGAGGATATTCGTTCTACGCGATTGATTTGTTTAACGAGATAGGTTCAATTGTGCGCGGAGAAGAACCTGAATTTGAAGAAGTCACCAAAGTCGCAGACCATATAGATGATTTTTTGCAACGTATCATGTCCAATTCAATAGTACTAGAATGA
- a CDS encoding PRD domain-containing protein — protein sequence MKVIKILNNSLLLTKDEHGQEVIVMGKGLAFKGKVGERLDEEHIQKRFILQNNPSAQAYVRTIENMPEKYVNVINKLISNAKEKLSLDDQIFFTLMDHLSFAIERWKKGVALQNRMLWEIQRFHPVEFELGLEAVHMLNQELHIELPEEEAGNIAFHFVNAQTHEKNMERTMQSVKMLKDIFNLIQYTFDMQLNKNSIHYVRLVTHLQFFIQRLQEGRLGNSAKDFIFEHMVKEHPLEYKCAEMIKTYVQNMLDISISNEELLYLIIHIARIVQEEQGDDGRS from the coding sequence ATGAAAGTAATCAAAATATTGAATAACAGCTTGCTTCTAACCAAAGATGAACATGGACAAGAAGTGATTGTCATGGGAAAAGGCTTGGCATTCAAAGGCAAAGTCGGCGAGCGACTCGATGAGGAGCACATCCAGAAACGATTCATTCTGCAAAATAATCCGTCTGCCCAGGCTTACGTACGCACCATCGAAAACATGCCAGAAAAATATGTGAATGTCATAAACAAACTGATTTCCAATGCCAAAGAAAAGCTGTCTCTTGACGATCAAATCTTCTTTACGCTTATGGATCACTTGTCGTTTGCCATTGAACGATGGAAAAAAGGTGTAGCATTACAGAATCGCATGTTGTGGGAGATCCAGCGGTTTCATCCCGTCGAATTCGAACTGGGCCTTGAAGCAGTCCATATGTTGAATCAGGAACTTCATATTGAACTGCCGGAAGAAGAAGCAGGGAATATCGCCTTTCATTTCGTGAATGCCCAAACACATGAGAAGAATATGGAACGCACGATGCAATCCGTTAAAATGTTAAAAGATATTTTTAATCTGATTCAATACACCTTTGATATGCAATTGAACAAAAATTCTATCCACTATGTGAGACTAGTTACGCACCTGCAATTTTTCATCCAGCGTTTACAAGAAGGTCGTTTGGGCAATTCGGCAAAAGATTTTATATTTGAACACATGGTGAAGGAGCATCCGCTTGAATACAAATGCGCGGAGATGATCAAAACCTACGTGCAAAACATGCTGGATATCTCCATATCAAACGAGGAATTATTGTATTTAATCATTCACATTGCTCGAATTGTGCAAGAGGAGCAAGGTGATGATGGACGATCATAA
- a CDS encoding glycoside hydrolase family 1 protein, whose protein sequence is MLYQHIKPFPNEFLWGGSTSAYQVEGAWNEDGKGLSVIDMCDHPAGTADFTVASDHYHRFREDVKLFAELGLKAYRFSIAWTRILPSGTGAVNAKGLDFYHQLIDELLLHGIEPIVTMYHFDLPYELEKTGGWNNRGTIDAFVEYGRILFEHYGHKVKYWLTINEQNTMILHPGAIGTPKGGRLPSSKERYQQNHHMFVAQGRTMRLFHDMLPQGKIGPALNMTSMYQATSKPADAIAAHNWETIRGWGFLDLSVWGRYNPLFWSYLHERGIEPVIDQGDMEDIQSGRPDLVAINYYSTATIAASTGDASDVTARAGDQQIMLGEQGVYRAAENPYTEKTKYGWVIDPVGLRLTLRKVCERYGLPILITENGIGAPDVLEADDTINDTYRIDFIEKHLKQIRLALTDGVDVIGYCPWSVIDVVSTHQGYGKRYGMIYVNRGEQDLKDLKRLKKKSFSWYQEVIKQNGRCIGNPDQAVTKE, encoded by the coding sequence TTGTTATATCAACACATCAAACCATTCCCCAATGAATTTCTGTGGGGAGGCTCTACCTCTGCCTATCAGGTGGAGGGAGCCTGGAACGAAGATGGCAAAGGCCTGTCTGTCATCGATATGTGTGATCATCCTGCTGGAACCGCCGATTTCACAGTTGCGAGTGATCACTATCACCGATTCAGAGAAGACGTGAAGCTTTTTGCAGAGCTGGGCCTAAAGGCGTATCGTTTCTCAATTGCATGGACTCGAATCTTACCTTCAGGTACAGGGGCTGTTAATGCGAAGGGACTCGATTTTTATCACCAATTGATTGACGAATTGCTGCTCCATGGCATTGAGCCTATTGTAACCATGTACCATTTCGACTTACCCTACGAGCTTGAGAAAACTGGAGGATGGAACAACCGGGGGACGATCGATGCCTTTGTCGAGTACGGGCGTATCTTGTTTGAGCATTACGGGCATAAAGTGAAATATTGGTTGACCATTAATGAGCAAAATACGATGATTCTCCATCCGGGTGCCATTGGCACACCGAAGGGCGGACGTTTGCCTTCCAGTAAGGAACGGTATCAGCAAAATCATCACATGTTTGTGGCACAAGGCAGAACGATGCGACTATTTCATGACATGCTCCCGCAAGGCAAGATCGGTCCTGCATTAAACATGACTTCCATGTACCAGGCAACCTCTAAACCAGCAGATGCAATCGCTGCACACAACTGGGAGACGATTCGCGGATGGGGTTTTCTCGACTTATCCGTGTGGGGACGGTATAATCCATTATTCTGGAGTTATTTACATGAACGTGGCATTGAGCCGGTTATAGATCAGGGTGACATGGAAGATATCCAGTCGGGCCGCCCCGATCTTGTAGCCATCAATTATTATTCGACGGCAACCATTGCCGCCAGTACGGGCGATGCGTCGGATGTTACAGCTCGTGCGGGTGATCAGCAAATTATGCTTGGCGAGCAGGGAGTATACCGGGCCGCGGAGAATCCTTATACGGAAAAAACGAAATATGGCTGGGTCATTGACCCGGTTGGCCTAAGGCTGACATTGCGTAAGGTATGTGAACGTTATGGTCTCCCGATACTAATTACGGAAAATGGCATAGGAGCTCCAGATGTACTGGAGGCAGATGACACCATTAACGATACGTACCGGATTGATTTTATCGAGAAACACCTGAAGCAGATCAGACTGGCTCTGACGGATGGGGTAGATGTGATTGGTTATTGCCCTTGGTCTGTCATTGACGTAGTAAGCACTCATCAGGGTTATGGGAAACGTTATGGCATGATCTATGTAAACCGTGGTGAACAGGATCTGAAAGACTTGAAGCGCTTGAAGAAGAAAAGCTTCTCGTGGTATCAGGAGGTCATTAAACAGAATGGCAGATGTATCGGAAATCCGGATCAGGCGGTCACGAAAGAATAA
- a CDS encoding beta-glucoside-specific PTS transporter subunit IIABC translates to MDYRKLGQEITELVGRKDNIARLTHCATRLRFELHDISKAETEKLKALPGVITVVNNGGQYQVVVGNEVQQVYRVITQQMGSATRSADTTSDSGENKRPKQKQSWISRFISVISTTFTPVIPAIIGAGMIKAILAVLVLTGLVTTESQNYYILNTIADAAFYFMPILLAYGASIKFETSPILAMTVAGVLLHPGWSALMAEGKDVFFIGVPVRLTDYAGSVLPIIIVVWLMSYIERFADRVSPSMIKFFTKPMIVLLITAPLALVAIGPFGTYLNDLVAMGAEAINARASWLIPLLMGTLQPFLIVTGTAWAMTPIATSQLTKNGYEMINGPGMLASNIAQGGATLAVALKTKNKKLKQLAASSGFTAVLGITEPSLYGVTLKLKKPLIAAMIGGGVAGIYAGLTGLVRYAFVSPGLAALPAFIGSNPMNIVHAIVTCLIAFIVTFALTWIIGFEDPVDDEEEGNSIVNDDKTLSGQHVKDNTPDTQSVATTNANVPSQNELRPLTITSPMQGELVHLDRVPDDVFSMGLLGKGAAIIPAKGELYAPIAGEVTAFMDSKHAVKLNGYNGEELLIHIGVDTVNLKGRHFDSSIKVGDRVQRGDLLIRFDIDAIKAEGYEVITPIIIANSDRFPDIKLEKQSPVEVGATIIHLS, encoded by the coding sequence ATGGATTATCGCAAATTGGGACAAGAGATTACCGAATTGGTTGGACGAAAAGACAACATCGCCCGGCTTACGCACTGCGCAACCCGACTCCGGTTCGAACTGCACGACATCTCCAAAGCGGAGACAGAAAAGCTTAAAGCACTTCCAGGGGTCATTACCGTTGTGAATAATGGTGGACAATACCAGGTTGTTGTGGGCAATGAGGTGCAGCAGGTCTATCGAGTTATCACTCAACAGATGGGGTCGGCAACTCGAAGTGCGGACACCACATCAGATTCCGGCGAAAATAAAAGACCAAAGCAGAAACAGAGCTGGATCTCCAGATTCATCAGCGTGATCTCAACGACATTTACTCCGGTAATACCGGCAATCATTGGCGCGGGTATGATCAAAGCGATATTAGCGGTACTTGTGCTGACAGGCCTCGTAACGACGGAAAGCCAAAACTACTATATCCTTAACACGATTGCGGACGCGGCGTTTTATTTCATGCCTATTCTGCTGGCTTATGGAGCTTCCATTAAGTTTGAAACAAGTCCCATTCTGGCGATGACCGTTGCCGGTGTGCTGTTACATCCGGGATGGAGTGCTCTGATGGCGGAAGGAAAAGATGTGTTTTTCATCGGTGTTCCGGTTCGACTAACCGACTATGCAGGTTCCGTCCTGCCGATTATTATCGTCGTTTGGCTCATGTCCTATATTGAACGTTTCGCAGATCGGGTATCGCCGTCCATGATCAAATTTTTCACAAAACCGATGATTGTGTTATTGATTACAGCACCACTTGCATTAGTGGCGATCGGGCCTTTCGGAACGTATCTGAATGATCTGGTTGCGATGGGTGCAGAAGCGATTAATGCCAGAGCCAGCTGGCTGATTCCTTTGTTAATGGGAACTTTGCAACCATTCCTGATCGTGACAGGCACCGCATGGGCCATGACGCCGATTGCAACTAGCCAACTGACCAAAAATGGATATGAAATGATCAATGGCCCCGGAATGCTCGCATCCAATATCGCTCAAGGTGGTGCTACGCTTGCTGTAGCATTGAAAACAAAAAACAAAAAACTGAAACAGCTCGCTGCTTCATCCGGTTTCACCGCTGTACTGGGCATTACGGAACCATCCTTGTACGGCGTTACGTTGAAACTGAAGAAACCCTTGATTGCCGCAATGATCGGTGGTGGTGTAGCAGGAATATACGCTGGTCTGACTGGACTCGTACGTTATGCCTTCGTTTCTCCGGGGCTGGCCGCGTTACCTGCCTTCATTGGAAGCAATCCGATGAACATCGTTCATGCCATTGTGACTTGTTTGATCGCCTTTATCGTTACCTTTGCTCTGACATGGATCATTGGTTTTGAAGATCCAGTAGACGATGAAGAAGAAGGCAATTCCATCGTTAACGATGACAAGACACTTTCCGGGCAGCATGTTAAAGACAACACTCCAGACACACAGTCTGTTGCAACAACAAATGCAAATGTACCGAGCCAAAATGAATTACGCCCACTTACAATCACCAGCCCGATGCAAGGGGAATTAGTCCATCTGGACCGTGTACCAGACGATGTATTCTCTATGGGATTACTGGGTAAGGGTGCTGCAATTATTCCTGCAAAAGGAGAACTGTATGCACCGATCGCAGGTGAAGTTACGGCTTTCATGGACTCCAAACATGCGGTCAAATTGAATGGTTATAATGGAGAAGAGTTGCTCATTCACATTGGAGTGGATACCGTCAACCTGAAGGGGAGACATTTCGATTCTTCCATTAAAGTCGGGGATCGGGTACAACGAGGTGACTTGTTGATCCGCTTCGATATCGATGCCATCAAGGCAGAAGGGTATGAAGTCATAACCCCGATCATTATTGCCAATTCGGATCGTTTCCCGGACATTAAGCTGGAGAAGCAAAGTCCTGTGGAGGTTGGAGCGACCATTATTCACCTTTCGTAA